From the Streptomyces nigrescens genome, one window contains:
- a CDS encoding NPCBM/NEW2 domain-containing protein, whose amino-acid sequence MVRRIRAAAARPGDRAAAGAGEEALNEFHRRHYAAVLAHARDCCRSAQAAADLTKEAINSVLHSPGPGEGPDGAWRDTLLAAVRHTADAWHRTSRNTELRDDFASRPSGRPGQGPGPSGAAPQSSAAGEPTAPVPPVAPDPSAAPHSARGSRFSPARLTLLAVAVSVLAGVAIAVGPLSGPEGQDTSATGPGRSGLSSAPDEDGSPTDSPKGSASASRSASGTPSTHPTKASKRPSSRPSSPAPSSPSASRGNKGNKGNKGKPSPAHTTALVARPWSSNASSFAPARLNSSIDGHALTIQGTGYPQGLGAHANSEITYDLGGTCSALKVDVGLDDEVGANGSVVFQVYRDGTKVADSGLMTVDQPAQHLTADLTGGTQLRLVVTDGGNGNDSDHADWGNPVLTCR is encoded by the coding sequence TTGGTCCGGCGCATCCGTGCGGCCGCGGCCCGGCCCGGCGACCGCGCGGCGGCCGGGGCGGGCGAGGAAGCCCTCAACGAGTTCCACCGCCGGCACTACGCCGCCGTACTGGCCCACGCCCGCGACTGCTGCCGGTCCGCCCAGGCGGCAGCGGACCTGACGAAGGAAGCCATCAACAGCGTCCTGCACTCCCCCGGCCCCGGAGAGGGACCCGACGGGGCCTGGCGGGACACCTTGCTGGCGGCGGTGCGCCACACCGCCGACGCCTGGCACCGGACGTCCCGGAACACCGAGCTGCGCGACGACTTCGCGTCCCGGCCGTCCGGCCGGCCAGGACAGGGCCCCGGTCCCTCCGGGGCCGCTCCGCAGTCCTCCGCCGCCGGCGAACCCACCGCCCCCGTGCCACCGGTGGCGCCGGACCCGTCCGCCGCACCGCACAGCGCCCGGGGCTCCCGGTTCTCCCCGGCGCGCCTCACCCTGCTCGCCGTTGCCGTGAGTGTCCTGGCCGGCGTGGCCATAGCCGTCGGCCCCCTGTCCGGCCCGGAGGGCCAGGACACCTCGGCCACCGGCCCCGGCCGGTCCGGTCTCTCGTCGGCCCCTGATGAGGACGGGTCGCCGACGGATTCTCCCAAGGGGTCGGCAAGCGCCTCCCGCTCGGCGTCGGGCACACCGAGCACCCACCCCACCAAGGCGTCGAAGCGACCGAGCTCCCGGCCCTCGTCGCCGGCACCGTCGTCGCCCTCCGCGTCCCGGGGCAACAAGGGCAACAAGGGCAACAAGGGCAAGCCGTCACCCGCCCACACCACCGCGCTGGTCGCCCGGCCGTGGAGCTCCAACGCGAGCAGCTTTGCGCCGGCGAGGCTGAACAGCAGCATCGACGGACATGCCCTCACCATCCAGGGGACCGGCTACCCCCAGGGCCTGGGAGCCCACGCCAACAGCGAGATCACCTACGACCTCGGCGGCACCTGCTCCGCCCTGAAGGTGGACGTGGGCCTCGACGACGAGGTGGGCGCGAACGGCTCGGTCGTCTTCCAGGTCTACCGGGACGGCACCAAGGTCGCCGACAGCGGGCTGATGACGGTCGACCAGCCCGCGCAGCACCTCACCGCCGACCTCACCGGCGGCACCCAGCTGCGACTCGTGGTCACCGACGGTGGCAACGGGAACGACTCCGACCACGCCGACTGGGGCAACCCCGTTCTCACCTGCCGCTGA
- the msrB gene encoding peptide-methionine (R)-S-oxide reductase MsrB, giving the protein MPYEIDKPDEQWRAELSPAEYQVLRQAGTEPAFVGEYTDTKTAGVYSCRACGAELFRSDTKFASHCGWPSFYDPKDSDAVELIEDRSHGMVRTEVRCARCGSHLGHVFEGEGYPTPTDQRYCINSISLRLEPDAE; this is encoded by the coding sequence ATGCCGTACGAGATCGACAAGCCCGACGAGCAGTGGCGCGCCGAGCTGAGCCCCGCGGAGTACCAGGTGCTCCGCCAGGCCGGCACCGAGCCCGCCTTCGTCGGCGAGTACACCGACACCAAGACCGCGGGCGTCTACTCCTGCCGCGCCTGCGGCGCCGAGCTCTTCCGCTCCGACACCAAGTTCGCGAGCCACTGCGGCTGGCCCAGCTTCTATGACCCCAAGGACTCCGATGCCGTCGAGCTGATCGAGGACCGCTCCCACGGCATGGTGCGCACCGAAGTACGGTGCGCCCGGTGCGGCTCGCATCTCGGGCACGTCTTCGAGGGCGAGGGGTACCCCACCCCCACCGATCAGCGGTACTGCATCAACTCGATCTCGCTGCGCCTGGAGCCTGACGCGGAGTGA
- the murC gene encoding UDP-N-acetylmuramate--L-alanine ligase, whose product MAPAIPASMDRPHFIGIGGAGMSGIAKILAQRGAQVAGSDAKDSATAQALRALGATVHIGHAAGHLAADATSVVVSSAIRPDNPELAAAHERGIPVVHRSDALASLMDAARPIAVAGTHGKTTTTSMLAVSLGALGLKPSYAIGGDLDAPGSNAEHGSGDIFVAEADESDRSFHKYAPEVAIILNVELDHHANYASMDEIYESFETFVGRIRPGGTLVISADHPGARELTERISGRYDIEVVTYGESADADVRILKVNPRGLTSDVTVTLTSGKILTFTVSVPGRHYASNAVAALAAGVALDLPPHNLASALGKYTGVKRRLQLKGEAAGVQVIDSYAHHPTEMTADLEAIRGAAEDARVLVVFQPHLFSRTQELGTEMGQALALADASVVLDIYPAREDPIPGVTSTLIIDAARAAGADVTPESHQAAVPDVIAGMAKPGDLVLTMGAGDVTDLGPAILSRLGS is encoded by the coding sequence ATGGCACCCGCCATCCCAGCCTCGATGGACCGGCCGCACTTCATCGGCATCGGCGGAGCCGGTATGTCGGGCATCGCCAAGATCCTTGCGCAGCGCGGCGCCCAGGTGGCGGGCAGCGACGCCAAGGATTCCGCGACCGCCCAGGCCCTGCGCGCCCTCGGCGCCACGGTCCACATCGGCCATGCCGCCGGGCATCTCGCCGCCGACGCCACCAGCGTCGTCGTCTCCTCCGCGATCCGCCCCGACAACCCCGAGCTGGCGGCAGCCCACGAGCGCGGCATCCCCGTCGTGCACCGCTCGGACGCCCTCGCCTCCCTGATGGACGCCGCGCGGCCGATCGCCGTGGCCGGCACCCATGGCAAGACGACCACGACCTCCATGCTCGCGGTCTCGCTCGGCGCCCTCGGCCTCAAGCCCTCGTACGCCATCGGCGGCGACCTCGACGCCCCGGGGTCCAACGCCGAGCACGGCTCGGGCGACATCTTCGTCGCGGAGGCCGACGAGAGCGACCGCAGCTTCCACAAGTACGCCCCCGAGGTCGCCATCATCCTCAACGTGGAGCTGGACCACCACGCCAACTACGCCTCGATGGACGAGATCTACGAGTCCTTCGAGACCTTCGTCGGCCGTATCCGCCCCGGCGGCACCCTGGTCATCTCCGCCGACCACCCCGGCGCCCGCGAGCTGACCGAGCGGATCTCCGGCCGCTACGACATCGAGGTCGTCACCTACGGTGAGTCCGCGGACGCCGACGTGCGCATCCTCAAGGTCAACCCCCGCGGCCTGACCAGCGATGTCACCGTCACCCTGACCAGCGGCAAGATCCTCACCTTCACGGTCTCCGTCCCGGGCCGGCACTACGCCTCCAACGCCGTCGCCGCGCTGGCCGCCGGTGTCGCCCTGGACCTCCCGCCGCACAACCTCGCCTCCGCGCTCGGCAAGTACACCGGCGTCAAGCGCCGCCTCCAGCTCAAGGGCGAGGCGGCCGGCGTGCAGGTCATCGACTCCTACGCCCACCACCCCACGGAGATGACCGCCGACCTGGAGGCGATCCGCGGCGCCGCCGAGGACGCCCGCGTACTCGTCGTCTTCCAGCCGCATCTCTTCTCCCGCACCCAGGAGCTGGGCACGGAGATGGGCCAGGCGCTCGCCCTCGCCGACGCCTCCGTCGTCCTGGACATCTACCCGGCCCGTGAGGACCCGATCCCGGGCGTCACCAGCACCCTGATCATCGATGCCGCGCGCGCCGCGGGCGCCGATGTCACCCCCGAGAGCCACCAGGCCGCCGTCCCGGACGTCATCGCCGGAATGGCGAAGCCCGGTGACCTTGTTCTCACCATGGGCGCGGGCGATGTGACCGACCTCGGCCCCGCCATCCTGTCCCGCCTGGGCAGCTGA
- a CDS encoding response regulator: MTAPDPPVRLLLADDHPVVRAGLRAVLETEEDFEIVADVPTAEQAVGLAARLDVDVVLMDLQFGGRMLGSQATAAITAAPGAPRVLVLTTYDTDADILAAIEAGATGYLLKDAPPEELAAAVRTAAAGKSALAPTVALRLMDRMRTPATALSRRETEVLQLVADGLSNAAVSKQLFLSQATVKSHLVHIYSKLGVDSRTSAVAAATAQGLIRR, encoded by the coding sequence GTGACCGCGCCGGACCCGCCCGTCAGGCTGCTGCTCGCCGACGACCACCCCGTCGTCCGGGCCGGACTGCGCGCCGTCCTGGAGACCGAGGAGGACTTCGAGATCGTCGCCGACGTGCCCACCGCCGAGCAGGCCGTCGGCCTCGCCGCGCGGCTCGACGTCGACGTGGTCCTCATGGACCTCCAGTTCGGCGGCCGGATGCTCGGCTCGCAGGCCACCGCCGCGATCACCGCCGCCCCCGGCGCCCCGCGCGTCCTCGTCCTGACCACGTACGACACCGACGCCGACATCCTCGCCGCCATCGAGGCGGGCGCCACCGGCTACCTCCTCAAGGACGCCCCGCCGGAGGAGCTTGCCGCCGCGGTGCGCACCGCCGCCGCCGGGAAGTCGGCGCTCGCCCCCACCGTCGCGCTGCGCCTCATGGACCGGATGCGCACCCCCGCCACCGCGCTCTCCCGGCGCGAGACCGAGGTCCTCCAGCTCGTCGCCGACGGCCTGTCGAACGCGGCGGTCAGCAAACAGCTCTTCCTCAGCCAGGCGACCGTCAAGTCCCACCTCGTCCACATTTACTCCAAGCTGGGCGTGGACTCCCGAACGTCCGCGGTCGCCGCCGCCACCGCACAGGGCCTGATCCGCCGCTGA
- a CDS encoding sensor histidine kinase — translation MTEEAVTSPSLTPVQRALRSCLHLMVATLLALAAVRAVADRTPDAPAVLAAAVALCALYVTGHRLPRLRTSTGAAALWLAALALVWLVLLALTPDGVWVAFPLFFVQLHLLPLRGALPAVAATTLAAVAGFGRHTHTLSVGTVLGPVLGAAVAVAVVLGYEALYRESEQRRRLIEELTATRSELADAEHAAGVLAERERLAREIHDTLAQGLSSIQLLLRAAERALPERPGTALGHVRQARTAAVDNLAEARRFVRALSPPDLAAGSLPAALERLCATTAAASGLAVHCQVSGAPTALPTPHEVALLRIAQSALANTVRHAAADRVELTLSYMDTEVALDIVDDGTGFVPAEVPAPGSAAVPGTGFGLAAMRARARALQGTLAVESAPGEGTAVAATLPCPATAPVAAPEAAS, via the coding sequence GTGACCGAAGAAGCCGTGACCTCTCCCTCCCTCACCCCCGTCCAGCGGGCGCTGCGCAGCTGCCTGCATCTGATGGTGGCCACGCTGCTCGCGCTCGCCGCCGTACGGGCGGTGGCCGACCGCACCCCGGACGCCCCCGCCGTGCTCGCCGCCGCGGTGGCGCTGTGCGCGCTCTACGTCACCGGCCACAGGCTGCCCCGTCTGCGCACCTCCACCGGCGCCGCCGCCCTCTGGCTCGCCGCCCTCGCCCTGGTCTGGCTGGTCCTGCTGGCCCTCACCCCGGACGGCGTCTGGGTGGCCTTCCCGCTCTTCTTCGTCCAACTGCATCTGCTGCCGCTGCGAGGGGCCCTGCCCGCGGTCGCGGCCACCACCCTCGCCGCCGTCGCCGGATTCGGCCGGCACACCCACACCCTCAGCGTCGGCACGGTGCTCGGCCCCGTCCTGGGCGCCGCCGTCGCGGTCGCAGTCGTCCTCGGGTACGAGGCCCTCTACCGGGAGAGCGAACAGCGCCGCCGCCTCATCGAGGAGCTCACCGCGACCCGCAGCGAACTCGCCGACGCCGAACACGCCGCCGGAGTGCTCGCCGAACGCGAACGGCTGGCCCGGGAGATCCACGACACCCTCGCGCAGGGCCTGTCCAGCATCCAGCTGCTGCTGCGGGCCGCCGAGCGCGCCCTGCCGGAGCGGCCCGGCACTGCCCTCGGCCACGTCCGGCAGGCCCGCACCGCCGCCGTCGACAACCTCGCCGAGGCGCGCCGTTTCGTGCGGGCGCTCAGCCCGCCCGACCTGGCGGCCGGGTCGCTGCCCGCCGCCCTGGAGCGGCTCTGCGCCACCACGGCCGCAGCCTCCGGTCTCGCCGTGCACTGCCAGGTCTCCGGCGCGCCCACCGCACTGCCCACCCCGCACGAGGTCGCCCTGCTGCGCATCGCCCAGTCCGCGCTCGCCAACACCGTCCGGCACGCCGCCGCGGACCGCGTCGAGCTGACCCTGAGCTACATGGACACCGAGGTCGCGCTGGACATCGTCGACGACGGCACGGGGTTCGTCCCCGCCGAGGTGCCCGCACCGGGCTCCGCCGCGGTCCCCGGCACCGGCTTCGGCCTCGCCGCGATGCGCGCCCGGGCCCGCGCCCTCCAGGGCACCCTCGCCGTCGAGTCCGCCCCCGGGGAGGGCACCGCGGTCGCCGCCACCCTGCCCTGCCCCGCCACCGCGCCCGTCGCCGCGCCGGAGGCCGCCTCGTGA